In Chitinophagaceae bacterium, the genomic window TTTATGAATGGATTGAGAATGCTCAAAGGAAAAATGGAACAGGTTTTTTCCTCTCATCACACCAGGATTTAGATCTTACAGTTTTAGCTGATGCGAATGAAATCATCGTCGAAGACAAGACATTAAAGTTCATCGCTGAATGAATGCTCCCGTAACAATTCCTCTTTTGAAAATATTCGCGAAAGGATTTTTTCGCGCCAATGCAGGAATGCTGATTTTCTTTTTTGTTACCGCTATCAGCTATGGTTTTTTTATGGAAACGGTAGGAGATGTTAAACTCCTGCCGGAAGAAACTTTGACATATTACCACTTTATCATCGTCATGACTTTCATTAGTAGTCCGCTGGTTGCTATGATCATGTCGGTAATCTGGTTGTTGTATACCATAAAAAGCTGGAGTTATGTTGTGAAGCAGTTAGCGATGCGTGATAATGCATTTATATTTTACAGTGTTTCTTCCCTTAAAAAGGCCGGACAGTTTAAAAGCTGGATGCTTGTGCAATTAATGATACTCCTTCCAGTAATCATCTATGTATTGTTTGCAGGAATTTTTGGAATGATATTCCATTATTATTTATTGCCTGCGCTCATTTTTTTATATGTGTTTATACTTACAACCTCCAGTGCCTTCTTGTATCTGCATGCGGTGAACAGGTTACAGGACGGAAACACGCAATCGTTTTTATTGAGAATCGTCCAGGGGTGGAGCAAGCCTTATTTCAGTCTCGGTATTTACCAGATGATGGACCGCATGAAACTCAGTTATTTATTGACGAAAGTTTTGTCTTATGGTATCATCACCACCATGGTGTTGTCATTCGAAACTCCTTATCAGGATGTAAGAGTTGCCGGTATTGCGATGTTGGCTATTGCAACCTCACACAGTTATATCCTCTATCAATTGCAACGTTTTGAAGAAACAAGATTGAGTCTTTTCAGAAACATGCCTTATAACAGGTTGGTGTTGTTTATTCAACTTGCCATTGTTTATGTGTTACTGATCCTGCCTGAATGCATATGGTTGTTCAGCAGGTATCATTTAATGTTGGGAATGCAGGCACTTCTTTTTGGAATAGGTACTGCACTTTTCTTCAGGTGCAGTTTATATTGGAGCGGACTTAGGATGAAAAGGTATCTGCCAGTTGTTTTCTTTTCGTTTATTGTGTTATTGTATGTGGTGATGTTTAATCTTATAGCCGTTTTTACGTGGCTGCTGTTTTTAATTTCGTGCGTGATTTTTTATAAAACATTCTATAATCAGCAAGTGGTAATGTCCTGGCCCGCTGAAAGGTTGGAGAAATAATCTAAAACAGATCAGGTCTGCTAAATATATCCATTACATATACTCTTTAAAATCTTCAAGCGGTGCATCGAAATCTTCGCTCATCCTGATCATTCCTTTGGCTAATCCAGGAACGCGCTTAGACTTGTTCATTGGTTTCCTGGTTTTGTTTTGAAGATATTCAATGAAATCTTTCACTTCCTTTTTCAGATTTTCCGGAAGTGATGCCAGTTTGTTCAATAAATGCAAGTCTGTCTTAATTCAACAATACAATTTTTCCTTTGTTGAGGTCTTTTCATGACTGGATAAAGATCATTGGCCATCTATTTTCTTAAACGATCATAACTTCATCGAAACCCCAAACAAAAAATGCCGCTGCTCATAATACCTTGATGGATTATCAGGTGGAATATTGGATGAACGCGGATCGCGTGGATCAATGTATCGTGGATCGCGCCATTCCGTTGGCACATCATCTCCATATTCATAAGCGCTTCCGGTAACCGGATTTACAATCGCTGTATTTTTATTGTTTAACAGGTTGGTCAGCTCAAAAGTAAGCGCTAACTGTACCTTCTTCAGTACAAACCATTTTTTTAAAGATGCATTCAGCCAAAAGGAAGATACGGAGAGATCGCTGTACAAATGATCAGGGTCAGAATCCACTTCATAAATGGGTCTTCCGGAACTCGGTTCTGTTCCTGTATATAAGTACGGTGTGTATCTTCTTCCAGTTCTGTATATCGCTTCCGTATAAAAGCTGAAATAGTTGATCCATTTTTTTCCAAACAGTCCATCGGCATTATTTGCCGTCAGCAATACATAACCCTTGGCATCCACCGGCGAATCCCAGGCGAGATACGTTTCTTTAGCACTTACACTGTTTCCCGTGGCAAGAATTTCTTCAAGTCCTTGCGAAGCAGAAGAACTCTGTCCGGTGGCAACGCTGTAAGAAAAAGATAAACTCGATTCAAACCATTTTTGAATGCGTTTAATATAAGTGGCTTCTACACCGCGAACACGAGCGTAATCTGCATTGATACGAATCGTACGGCTCACTTCACGGCCGGTAGCATCTTCCAATAATATAGTACTTGATGTAATGAAATCGTATTTGTCTTTCCAGTACGCTGAAATATCCAACGCGTCATTCTGTGAGATCTGCGACTTTAATCCTAACTCATAAGAAATATCCACTTCAGGATTCAGGTCGGGATTTCCGATGAAACCCAACGTCGAACGATCAGCATAATATGGATCGAGGCCGGTGTAGATATAAGAGGGGTGCGGTGAAATGGTACTTTGACCGTAATTGAAATACATCACCTGGTTTTCCTTAATCGGAAATGAAGCAGCAAGCTTGGGCAACAATCTAACCTTTGTTCTTAACCCCATAAAATTGATCGTGTGATCAAGATAACTCTCCCGAATTTCATCGGCTATTAAAGTTTCGGGATTATAC contains:
- a CDS encoding DUF2281 domain-containing protein, which encodes MKTDLHLLNKLASLPENLKKEVKDFIEYLQNKTRKPMNKSKRVPGLAKGMIRMSEDFDAPLEDFKEYM